The genomic region ACATGCGCAACGCCACGTcagcggcggaggcagagTCCATGTGTGACTCGTTCGGGCAACGCGATAGCGGTCCGTTTAGTGTCGCAAAGCACttgtgtggggaggaggtggatgTGGTGCATCAGGGTGTGTTCATCGTCAAGCGCCTCAGCTCCAAGCTGAAAGGGCAGGACTTTATCTCGGCTGGCACAGAGCTCCTCgacccacgcacgcaagtAGGGCAGCTCATTGAGGAAGCCACAGACGTCACCAACGTGGCACAGTCCTGGTCAGGATGGTACCCGTTCTGGTAGAATAGCACCAGCGGCACTGCATCAAaaccacaccaccaccaccaccaccatcaccgttAGCGCCCAGGCCGGCAGACGCCATGTCGCATCCCTCACTCACATTCGATGGTTGTCTTCTCGctcccctgccgctgcccaggtccttctctccttccttgTAGCATGTCTGCGTTTGTGCTGATCCCTTTGGCTCTCGCTCACCTTTTGCGGGAGCGATCGTTGTGatgccccccttccctctcctcccctcatctcccacctctccccctctccatcCATGACTGGTGTACCACGTCAAGCCCTGTTCTCGTGttgtttttttctgcttCACGTGTGCGACACTGAAGTCGCTTGTACTGTCCCCTCTCGCCCGCGTCTGCAGTGAAGGCGGGTGAGCATCCGCAAGTGCAAAGACAAGTGAGCATCGTGAAAGGGGCTGCTCGGCAGTGTCCAGCTCATCACTCGAGGGCATGGGGTACTCGACGTGTTCAGATGCGGTTAAGGTGACCTGTATCTGCGTCCTTGCTGGATGGGCCCTGCCTTCACACGGAAACTGCGTGCCACGTAAAGCAGTGAATGCCACGCCGGCACTGCGTGCAGACGTGTCGTTCACTGCCGCTGAAGCTCTTCTTTCACTGCACCTTCATGCTTCTCCGCCCTTTTTTTGCGCCCGCTCCCGGCCGCCGCATtcacgcctccctcctcctcctcctcgagccGCGCCGTTTTCCTCCCCtttcgccgacgccgccaacTACGTCGAACGTCACTCGCCCACCAAAAACTCCACTACTagctcccttctctctcttgttcaCTGTAGCGGTCCCTGCAGGTTGGTAGAATCGAAGCGGCGAGCTCGTTTAGCTGGCCTCTGATGCCTGTCAGGCAACGGCTCTGCAGGCTCCTCGGCTAGACTACCGTGCCTTATCGATAGCTTCGCGCCGGAGCGGCACTTCACGATGGCTGCTCTCGGGTCGGATGTGCAGGCCACCAGTGTTGAGCTCGTCTCTGTGATTGAGAAAATGAAGGAGCGCAAGACGTTGCTTGAAGAGCAAATCTCTGCCGAGGAGGCTGAGTACGAGGGTGTGCTTGCCGAAGTGCGCGCTATGCAGGAGCGACTCGCCGTCCTGAAGGAGAGTCTCGCGAAGAAGCAGGCGGTGCGAGCGGACTTGGAGCGAACCATATCGGAGACGTACTCGGCGTTCAAGAGCATCCTAGACGCTTCGAAGAAGCTGCTCTCCACCGCCAAGGAAGAGTCATTGGCGCTCAAGGCGCAGATAGAATGACACCGAAACTGAGAAGGCCCAAGAAGCGATGAGGCAAACAACCACAAGATAAACGTGATCACTTCGATggacgacacacacacacacacacacacacgcacgcacaagctGTGCACTTGTGTCGTCCAGCTAGCAGCGCAAAGAGGAGCGacacagccgcagcgtcgtcgcctATGCCTTCTGTGCagtgcaccgctgcgccaAAGAAGAACAGCTATATCCCTGCTTCTCCCAGTGGCACCCAGTTATATCTGAGGACTGCGGTGTGTCGCATCTTGCAACACCGgcgtccgctgcgccggtTCTGACTGCcatgcgttgctgctgctcctcttctcacgcctttctctctctctttccctcacTCTCCCCCAGTCCCGCTGAGACTCCGACGCGCAGTACGAAAAGGGAAAGGAACAAGGAGAAAACCAAACAAATAGGAACGAAGgagccaccgcagccgcgcgcTCACCATCCTccactccccctctctccaaCACCTGTGTCCCTTCCCCTACACAGGCGCACCACACAACAAAGGACCAAGCACAACCACGCTTTCTGCAGACAAAAGATGGACGCGCCCGCTGCGTACCCTCCgtgggaggaagagagcaaCGATCTCGCCAAGTTTGGCtaccggcagcagcgattTCCGCAGGCAGGATATAGTCGCTTTCCCGTGGCTCAGCCCCAGCCGCGTCCACCGCAgcaaccgcagccgcagccgcagccgccgcaggcggcactgccgcagcaggtcgCCCGTCTGGAGCCTAGCCAGTACCCTGATGTGGTGCGGGAGATGCTGATGCACATTCAGAACTTGTATCACCAAGACACGCGCGAGCGAGCCATCTTGACCTTGTCCAAGAAGCGTGAGAAGTTCACCTTACTCGGTCCGACCCTGTGGTACAGCGTCGGTGTCATGGCGATCTTTTTGCAAGAAATCGTATCCATGTACCCCCTCCTCAACACGCCCTCCTCGGCCCCGGTGAAGCCGATCATCAACCGCGTTAGCAGTGTGCTTACCCTGCTACAGGTCATTGCCCAGCACgacgcgtcgcggcggcccTTTATGGAGTCCAATATTTGCCTCTTCCTTTACCCGTTTCTGCGCGCCACCCCAGCAGAGCGGtccgaggtgctgcgcctgaCGTCACTTGGCGTCATCGGTGCGCTAGTCAAGGCGGACGACCCGGCCATCATCTCCTACCTCCTCAACACAGAGATCTTCCCGATTTGCCTGAAGATCATGGAGCAGGCGATCGAGATTTCGAAGATAATCTCTACCTTCATCATCCAGAAGCTTCTGATGTCGGACCAGGGCCTGGTGTACGCTTGCCAGAACCCCAGCCGCttcaccgctgtcgccgacGTCCTGCATCGCATGGTGGCCGAGAAAGGACCGCAGAACGAGCACGTGTGCGGGCCGCGCCTTCTGAAGCACATCATCCGCTGCTACCTTCGCCTCTCTGAAAACGAGCGTGCGCGTGAGGCTCTGCCCAAGATTCTCcccgaggagctgcgcaacaATACCTTTCAGGAGTACCTGGACGAAGACATCAACATGAGGAAGTggctcctccagctgctcgtcAACATTGGAGATGAAGGTGCGCGCCGCATCAGCGAAACCGCGAAGCATGCACAGTAGTAGCCAAGTGGGCactcctccccgcccccatcGCCTCCGTTAGCGGGCACCGTGGTGTGACATTTACGGCTGCTCCTTCTTCGTTGTTGCTGTCGGTAttgtcttcctcttcgctcacacacgcgcgcgcgcttcaTTATTATTATTGCTCTTATTGCCTGCGTCCGTGCGTTCCTGCCTCTGAGTGTGCTTCGCAGGTTTGGCGCGCCGACGTGTAGCTGCGGATTTCCAACAttcgcctcgctctctcaccGACTTCCAAACTATCCTTTCACGCCTTCGTTAGGGCAGTGTAAGTTGCCGCGACGACTCTTGACAAGATCTCCGGTGCGACCCCCACAGCGtttgctttctctctttctttttgtgtCTCCCGTTTTGGTGTTgccatgtgtgtgtgtgtctgtgtatggGTAGGTGAATGTTTGCCTGTCTTGGAATAATGTCCCGCTTCATAGATTTCCGCGTCCTGAGCAGATTGCGGTTTTGTGGGAGCGAGTGTGCACCTGAACGGCGTGGGCTGGTCCATGCCCTTGTCTGTTGTAAGAACCAGAAgaaaaaatatatatatgtatgtgtctCGCACGCCTATTGGGCGTGGGGCTCTTCGCTGCGCAAACAAGGCAGGAAAGTGAATCACACCAGGGCACGTGTCGTTGTAGGAGCTCACCCTACACGCCGCCCCGCGCCCCGAAAACTCTGCCCTTTACGCCGTCCTTCACCTTTTTTACATCACGGCTCGCTGGTGGCTATCCTGACGGAATCCTATCACCTCGTGTATGCAGTGAGGTCCAAGTATGTGCGGGGATACAGCGGCACAGCACATCCTTGGTGAAAGCCTGAGTGATACTTAATTACCACCTACCCTGGTATGCGACATCCGTGCTCGGCTTCTCGAATCCCTACCACGttttcccttctcccccctaATCCACCGttttgccttctctctctctctttccttttcctgAGATGGGTGCTGCGCTCTCTGCGCTCTCTGCGCGCTGCATCACAGCGACACCCGTAGCACCACATAAGGTCGAGCGCTAGCTCGTTCACACCTATTCACGCGACCTTTTGGCGCCTCATAGGAATGCAGTCCAAAGGCGTCGAAACGGGCAGTTACAAGCCCTCCTTACGGGTCGACATCGGCTCAGCCGACAACGCCAAGGAGGAGCCGGCAAACGTTACGGAAGGTAGCCCTCACAAAGTAATAACCCCGCATGTATCCACAAACATCTTTGTGGCCGGCATTCCGTCCACGTGGGACGATGACGCTCTGCGAGAACGCTACAAAGAGTTTGGTGAGATTGTATCGACAAAAGTAGTCAAGAACCGCCACTTTGGCTTTGTAATGTTTCGGAAAGCGGAgtctgcgcacgcagcgatCAACGCCACACACCTGACACAGCCAACTCCCAACTGTGGCACCGTCCTGCACGTTTCTATTGCCATGCATGACGAGGGACTCGATGACCACCCTAATGACCGCCTTTTCATTCGCGGGCTGCCGCAATGGGCGACGAAGGAGCACCTTCGACAGATGTTCGCGCCCTACGGTGTCATTACCGAGTGCGCGGTTCTCATGAATCCCCTCGGGCAGTGCAAAGGATCTGGCTTTGTTCAGTTTTCCTCACAGCAAGAAGCCACTGCCGCCATCAAGGCGCGGGACTCCATTAGCATGGACAATTGGCCCAACCAACTCGAAGTGAAGTACTCGGAGTCGGCCGAGGTGCGGCAGATGCGGCAAGAGCGCAACCGCAATCGCCAGCGGCACTGGCTCCCGTCACCACAGTATCGCGGCGGCAACACCCCCAGCTCCCTCCCTTCGCCCTACCCGGGGTTTTCGCCGCCACTCTCCCTTATCCCGTCTCCGCAGGCGTTTCCAGTGATGAACGCGATGCCGTTTTCGATGGTGTACTCGCCAACACCAGCCACTACGGGTGCCCCGACGCAGATCGTCTACCCCCAGCCCATCTACCAGACCATACCACCCTTCTACTCGGCATCTGCAGTGCCTATCCCAGCACCGATTCCGCTTCCTCAAAAAGGCGACTTGCACTTTAGCGGCCCGCCGTTGACAGAGGAGTTGCTGCGTCTTATGCTGCAGTCCTACGGTGAGGTGGAGGCAGTCAAAAAACTAGATAATGACACCGGCATCGCGGTGCGCCTACGAGACGTGACGAAGCATGCACTGGTGGTGCAACAGCTGAACGGCTCGCTCTTTCCGACAGGGCAGTTGTTGGCGGTCGGTATTTACGCGTAGCGCCCACTTCTTGTTGTTTTCGTGAGCGAGCACGAGCAAggagccacagcagcgggagcgccagcgcgcacgcgctcgctTGCGCAGGCACGGATACACATGGCTGGAGTGCTACTGCCAACACAAGGAACCGTTGTTGTGTGGGAACGGAAATGGTAAAAGTGAAGCTCACCTAAAAGGGAAAATAGTGAACAAGCGAATGCTCGCTTCTCTACCGAAGCGCAAAGGATTGAGAGGGACAAGTGATGTTCCAAGTAATGTAACCGTCAGTGTCGACAAGAAGGGGCTGGTGAGGCTTGTCTCGATGAAttcgcacgcgtgcgtgcgcgtacgCGGACTAATGGGTGGGTTGCAGAGTGTGCTGCTTCACATGCGAGTAGCAAAATGAGTGACAGCAACGTGGAAGGAgatggcgtgcgcgcgcctgtgATGCAGGATGCCGCAGTTGGCTGAGGCGTCACCTCACTGATCTCTCCTTTCGCCCTGCTTGCTTTTCGtgcgcacatgtgtgtgtgtgtgtgtgtgtgtgtgtgtgtatgtatatgcgtgtgtgcattgCGTTGTTGCAGCGTTACCCTGAACAGCTCTCGCG from Leishmania major strain Friedlin complete genome, chromosome 34 harbors:
- a CDS encoding RNA-binding protein-like protein, whose protein sequence is MQSKGVETGSYKPSLRVDIGSADNAKEEPANVTEGSPHKVITPHVSTNIFVAGIPSTWDDDALRERYKEFGEIVSTKVVKNRHFGFVMFRKAESAHAAINATHLTQPTPNCGTVLHVSIAMHDEGLDDHPNDRLFIRGLPQWATKEHLRQMFAPYGVITECAVLMNPLGQCKGSGFVQFSSQQEATAAIKARDSISMDNWPNQLEVKYSESAEVRQMRQERNRNRQRHWLPSPQYRGGNTPSSLPSPYPGFSPPLSLIPSPQAFPVMNAMPFSMVYSPTPATTGAPTQIVYPQPIYQTIPPFYSASAVPIPAPIPLPQKGDLHFSGPPLTEELLRLMLQSYGEVEAVKKLDNDTGIAVRLRDVTKHALVVQQLNGSLFPTGQLLAVGIYA
- a CDS encoding cell differentiation protein-like protein; the encoded protein is MDAPAAYPPWEEESNDLAKFGYRQQRFPQAGYSRFPVAQPQPRPPQQPQPQPQPPQAALPQQVARLEPSQYPDVVREMLMHIQNLYHQDTRERAILTLSKKREKFTLLGPTLWYSVGVMAIFLQEIVSMYPLLNTPSSAPVKPIINRVSSVLTLLQVIAQHDASRRPFMESNICLFLYPFLRATPAERSEVLRLTSLGVIGALVKADDPAIISYLLNTEIFPICLKIMEQAIEISKIISTFIIQKLLMSDQGLVYACQNPSRFTAVADVLHRMVAEKGPQNEHVCGPRLLKHIIRCYLRLSENERAREALPKILPEELRNNTFQEYLDEDINMRKWLLQLLVNIGDEGARRISETAKHAQ